A genomic region of Candidatus Pseudomonas phytovorans contains the following coding sequences:
- a CDS encoding helix-turn-helix transcriptional regulator — translation MDDLGKLIKKLRKDAGLSQAQLAQRHGMSRATISGIENNSIPEVGIRKVAAILEGLGYQLTATPKRRRRTLDELKAGGIHDQIE, via the coding sequence ATGGATGACTTGGGCAAACTCATCAAGAAGCTGCGTAAAGATGCCGGGCTTTCCCAAGCCCAGCTTGCGCAGCGTCATGGCATGAGTCGCGCGACCATCTCGGGGATCGAGAACAACTCGATCCCCGAAGTCGGCATTCGCAAGGTTGCAGCGATCCTGGAGGGTTTGGGATACCAACTGACGGCCACGCCCAAGCGCCGGCGTAGAACCCTCGATGAGCTGAAGGCCGGGGGTATCCATGATCAGATCGAGTGA
- a CDS encoding MFS transporter → MNNDSRLLYRKIAWKILPLLFVSYIVSYLDRVNIGFAALRMQQDLGFSDAVYGLGAGIFFIGYVLFEVPSNLLLTRIGARRTIMRIMIAWGVVSSSMMFVQTPLQFYTARFLLGVFEAGFFPGIILYLTFWFPARLRGSVIAVFMSAIAIAGVLGGPLSGWIIGAMDGVHGLHGWQWMFLLEGSPAIVLGILAALLLIDRPEDAKWLSADERARIAQEVAAPVAGASHRLGAVLRDPRVYALALVYFSVMAGLYILGFWLPGMIKGYGVIDPLHIGLLTAVPYLAGGVGMLVIGRHSDAVGERRWHLASCMVLAACALVACTWVPGQLVPGLVTLSVAAVGLYASMPLFWTIPTHYLGSQAAAGGIALINSLALFGGFTSPAVLGAVKASTGSLDLGLYVFAGVLTLGATVLILAIPARLIEDTAVTTGRTTAQSAR, encoded by the coding sequence ATGAACAACGATTCGCGCCTGTTGTACCGCAAGATCGCCTGGAAGATCTTGCCCTTGCTGTTTGTCAGTTACATCGTCTCTTACCTGGACCGTGTGAACATCGGCTTTGCGGCGTTGCGCATGCAACAGGACCTGGGTTTCAGTGATGCGGTGTACGGGTTGGGAGCAGGTATTTTCTTCATCGGTTATGTATTGTTTGAAGTGCCAAGCAACTTGTTGCTGACGCGTATCGGTGCCCGCAGGACGATCATGCGCATCATGATTGCCTGGGGCGTGGTGTCGTCCAGCATGATGTTCGTCCAGACTCCACTGCAGTTCTATACCGCCCGCTTCCTGTTGGGTGTGTTCGAAGCCGGGTTCTTCCCTGGCATCATCCTTTACCTGACCTTCTGGTTCCCGGCACGCCTGCGCGGCAGTGTGATTGCCGTGTTCATGTCTGCCATCGCCATCGCCGGGGTGTTGGGCGGGCCGTTATCCGGCTGGATCATCGGTGCGATGGATGGCGTGCATGGCCTGCATGGCTGGCAGTGGATGTTCCTGCTTGAAGGGTCGCCGGCGATTGTGCTGGGCATCCTGGCGGCGTTGCTGTTGATCGACAGGCCCGAAGACGCCAAATGGCTAAGTGCCGACGAGCGCGCACGCATTGCCCAGGAGGTCGCAGCGCCCGTTGCGGGCGCCAGCCACAGGCTGGGTGCGGTGCTGCGCGACCCGCGGGTCTATGCCCTGGCGCTGGTGTACTTTTCGGTGATGGCCGGGCTGTATATCCTGGGCTTCTGGCTGCCAGGCATGATCAAAGGCTATGGCGTAATAGACCCTTTGCACATCGGCTTGCTCACGGCAGTGCCGTACCTTGCCGGTGGGGTGGGCATGCTCGTGATTGGCAGGCACTCCGATGCTGTGGGTGAGCGCCGCTGGCACCTGGCAAGCTGCATGGTACTGGCGGCCTGTGCCTTGGTTGCCTGTACCTGGGTGCCGGGGCAGTTGGTACCTGGGCTGGTGACCTTGAGTGTGGCAGCGGTGGGGTTGTACGCCTCGATGCCGTTGTTCTGGACCATCCCCACGCACTACCTGGGAAGCCAGGCGGCTGCCGGAGGCATTGCATTGATCAATTCGCTGGCCTTGTTCGGCGGCTTCACCAGCCCGGCTGTGCTGGGGGCGGTGAAGGCCAGCACTGGTAGCCTCGACCTCGGCCTGTATGTGTTTGCCGGTGTGCTCACCTTGGGGGCAACGGTATTGATCCTTGCAATACCGGCGCGGCTGATCGAGGACACGGCTGTCACGACAGGCAGAACGACTGCTCAATCAGCTCGATGA
- a CDS encoding FecR domain-containing protein, with protein sequence MSGAETLDRNTLEAAARWYVELRCEADDATRVAHQRWLLSDPRHLQAWERLARLQGKLAQVTPGIARPTLSSARAKRREVLKVLSVLLVAGGAGGMVLRDGGVARLMADVRTGVGEQRSLQLDDGSQLQLNTDTAVDIRYDGEWRALELLKGEILVQTAVDALSRPFIVHTGQGSVRALGTRFIVRCDNDVSRVSVLQHAVQVRSAHAMGVVRVDAGQQLDFSAAKTGDLTPVAAMADAWARQMLIVDNWRLADVVGELQRYRPGYLGCDAAVSGLRVSGAFHLGDIDIVLENLTTTLPVRLRRFSRYWTRVEAA encoded by the coding sequence ATGTCGGGGGCTGAAACATTGGATCGCAACACACTGGAGGCTGCCGCGCGCTGGTATGTCGAGCTGCGCTGTGAGGCGGACGACGCCACGCGAGTGGCGCATCAGCGCTGGTTGCTGAGTGACCCACGACACCTGCAGGCATGGGAGCGCCTTGCACGCTTGCAGGGCAAGCTGGCGCAGGTCACGCCCGGCATTGCACGGCCGACGTTGAGCAGCGCCAGGGCCAAGCGCCGCGAAGTGCTCAAGGTGCTGTCCGTGCTGTTGGTAGCGGGTGGGGCAGGGGGGATGGTGTTGCGTGACGGCGGCGTTGCACGGCTGATGGCCGATGTACGCACAGGCGTTGGCGAGCAGCGTTCGTTGCAGCTGGACGACGGCAGCCAACTGCAACTGAACACCGACACCGCTGTTGATATCCGCTACGACGGCGAGTGGCGCGCACTTGAGTTGCTGAAGGGGGAGATCCTGGTGCAGACCGCAGTGGATGCATTGTCTCGGCCGTTCATCGTGCATACCGGGCAGGGCAGCGTCCGCGCACTGGGTACGCGCTTCATCGTGCGCTGCGACAATGACGTTTCGCGGGTCAGCGTGCTGCAGCATGCAGTGCAAGTGCGCAGTGCACACGCCATGGGGGTTGTGCGGGTAGACGCCGGGCAACAGCTGGACTTCAGCGCCGCAAAAACGGGCGACCTGACACCGGTAGCGGCGATGGCGGATGCATGGGCCCGGCAGATGCTGATCGTGGATAACTGGCGCCTGGCCGATGTTGTCGGCGAGCTGCAGCGGTATCGGCCAGGTTACCTGGGCTGTGATGCGGCCGTGAGCGGGTTGCGAGTGTCCGGGGCGTTTCACCTGGGCGACATCGATATTGTCCTGGAAAACCTTACCACCACGCTGCCTGTGCGCCTTCGTCGCTTCAGCCGGTACTGGACGCGCGTCGAGGCTGCCTGA
- a CDS encoding type II toxin-antitoxin system HipA family toxin has protein sequence MIRSSDRLYVGAGDATVGTLGRSDENPRDTVFTYNPSAGEAQAVSVTMPTRLESYKWEYGIHPLFEMNLPEGHLKEELMRRFSKSVRGFDDFALLGIVGPHQLGRISIAQHLGEDPVPGMKLSSLLVHDGANDLFAELLSTYAAYSGVSGVQPKVLVRDIDTGAHDVDRVTHRGATHLVKAFNESDFPQLAANEYFCMRAALHCGLDVPEFQLSQQGRFLVVRRFDVGDNAYLGFEDMCVLSGWGTRKKYDGSYQGCAQLIKLYVAPGRVPRALEDFFTMVALCAGIQNGDAHLKNFGLLYENCAEDADIWLAPAYDLVTTTVYSSHDIMGLLLGGSKAWPKRKMLVQFGRTACNLTQARCDELLNKVEVGMNRAMAELADYRNSHPAFERVGEKMTAAWGLGLSRSIVA, from the coding sequence ATGATCAGATCGAGTGATCGCTTGTACGTCGGCGCGGGCGACGCCACTGTCGGCACTCTGGGGCGCAGTGACGAAAATCCGCGTGATACGGTCTTCACTTACAACCCATCGGCTGGCGAAGCACAAGCCGTCTCCGTGACCATGCCAACGCGCCTGGAGAGCTATAAGTGGGAGTACGGAATACACCCCTTGTTCGAGATGAACCTTCCCGAAGGGCACCTCAAGGAAGAGCTGATGCGTCGGTTCAGCAAGTCCGTGCGCGGCTTTGACGATTTCGCCTTGCTGGGCATTGTCGGCCCCCACCAACTGGGCCGGATCAGCATCGCTCAGCATCTCGGTGAAGACCCCGTTCCAGGCATGAAGCTGTCCAGCTTGCTGGTTCACGACGGTGCAAACGACCTGTTTGCCGAGCTTTTGAGTACCTACGCTGCCTACTCAGGCGTATCAGGTGTTCAGCCCAAGGTGCTGGTGCGGGATATTGATACTGGCGCCCATGATGTTGATCGGGTCACCCATCGCGGTGCCACACACCTGGTAAAAGCATTCAACGAATCAGATTTCCCTCAGTTGGCGGCCAACGAGTATTTCTGCATGCGGGCGGCATTGCATTGCGGCCTGGACGTGCCTGAATTCCAGCTTAGTCAGCAGGGCAGGTTTCTGGTTGTTCGGCGCTTCGATGTCGGCGACAACGCCTACCTTGGCTTTGAGGACATGTGCGTGCTTTCGGGGTGGGGTACTCGCAAGAAATACGATGGCAGCTACCAAGGCTGTGCGCAGTTGATCAAACTCTATGTCGCGCCTGGTCGGGTACCCCGTGCGCTGGAGGACTTCTTCACCATGGTTGCGTTGTGCGCCGGTATCCAGAACGGCGATGCACACTTGAAGAACTTCGGTCTGCTCTACGAGAACTGTGCCGAGGACGCCGATATCTGGCTCGCGCCCGCGTATGACCTGGTGACCACCACGGTGTACAGCAGCCACGACATCATGGGGCTGTTGCTGGGCGGGTCGAAAGCGTGGCCCAAGCGCAAGATGCTGGTGCAGTTCGGGCGCACAGCCTGCAACCTGACGCAAGCGCGCTGCGATGAGTTGCTCAACAAAGTGGAAGTCGGCATGAACCGTGCGATGGCGGAGCTTGCAGATTATCGCAATAGCCATCCGGCGTTTGAGCGTGTAGGAGAGAAGATGACTGCGGCGTGGGGCTTGGGGTTGAGCAGAAGTATTGTGGCCTAG
- a CDS encoding LysR family transcriptional regulator, with amino-acid sequence MHNIDIDNVDLNLLRVFVALIEEGGASRAALRLGVTQPAVSAALARLREVYADPLFERTGRGLRPTTRANELAPLIGEALNRCRQALALSVAGKDIKGRTITVGLSDDAEIALGQGLLALVDKQLGGLRILFRQTHSGLVQDMLMRHQVDIAVSAGGLSSHLIARQRLGRGNYLGIADAHNTPPVSAEDYAQRPHLLVSSGGFVGIVDEGLNAAGYKRSIRASTSHFAAVPFLLVGSELITTVPTHAARAMERVSTLKTFPCPVALPSYDLEIGTRVGSKHDSTLQTVKALIIELIEQSFCLS; translated from the coding sequence ATGCATAATATTGATATCGATAATGTCGACTTGAACCTGCTCAGGGTATTTGTAGCTCTGATCGAAGAAGGCGGCGCCAGCCGCGCCGCGCTGCGCCTGGGCGTTACCCAACCGGCCGTCAGCGCCGCCCTCGCCCGCCTGCGGGAGGTCTACGCCGACCCGCTGTTTGAACGCACCGGTCGAGGCCTGCGGCCAACCACGCGGGCCAATGAGCTGGCGCCGCTGATTGGCGAGGCACTCAACCGCTGCCGGCAAGCCCTGGCGTTGTCGGTGGCGGGCAAGGACATCAAAGGCAGGACCATCACTGTCGGGCTTTCGGACGATGCCGAAATCGCTCTGGGCCAAGGCCTGCTGGCACTGGTCGACAAACAGCTGGGCGGGTTGCGTATCCTGTTCAGGCAAACCCATAGCGGCCTGGTCCAGGACATGCTGATGCGCCATCAGGTGGATATCGCCGTGTCTGCAGGCGGGTTGTCCTCACACCTGATCGCCAGGCAGCGCCTGGGCCGGGGCAATTACCTGGGCATTGCCGATGCGCACAACACCCCGCCCGTCAGTGCAGAGGACTATGCCCAGCGTCCGCACCTGCTGGTGTCCTCGGGTGGTTTTGTCGGCATCGTCGACGAAGGCCTGAACGCTGCCGGGTACAAGCGCAGCATTCGTGCCTCAACCTCACACTTTGCCGCCGTGCCGTTCCTGCTGGTGGGCTCGGAGCTGATCACCACGGTACCTACCCACGCCGCACGCGCCATGGAGCGAGTGTCGACCCTCAAAACCTTTCCTTGCCCGGTAGCGCTGCCTTCCTACGACCTGGAGATCGGCACGCGGGTCGGCAGCAAGCACGACAGCACACTGCAAACGGTCAAGGCACTGATCATCGAGCTGATTGAGCAGTCGTTCTGCCTGTCGTGA
- a CDS encoding TonB-dependent siderophore receptor — MHAVNDCNRTPSINSTKTKLARAVNRALFSVALATPLATVMVASPAIAQSQAEASFDIAAGPLATALTQFASAAGVTVSFEPSSVQAMKSPGLQGRYSPDAGLRQLLAGNRLQVLKQANGSYSLLPMDGDDSTLQLGATSITGTAAESAYGPVNGYVASRSATGTKTDTPILEIPQAINVITADQVQAQGARNLTQALRYTPGLATGGFTDRNSIADEITSRGFAPTPLYLDGAYLPYAGSLGGAPQIDPYTLERIEVLKGPSSVLYGQNQPGGLINMVSKRPTREQRSQVKLGAGSYNRVNGAFDTSGPLDEQKTFTYRLVGVADKGNEMVAHTHSERLLLAPSLTWAPNEDTSLTLLAQVQRDDGLADYQSLPMIGSLKRGPTGQKIDRDFFSGDSHYNDYKRDQYVLGYDFNHRFNDDLAWRSTARYTDVRDQYKGFYLRSFVTDGDVVDYTRANRVKLDWRQHNIAYTIDNNLEYTFNTGALRHTLLAGADYRHFSRKYDGYNAYNVLPVDLYGKNNYDSSSVTPVLDTRWDNTVRQTGLYVQDQIKLDNWILTVGGRQDWAEIDNKDLLAHSIASQRDNKFTGRIGLTYVTEFGLAPYVSYSQSFLPTLGTAAPERGGKAFEPTEGEQYEVGLKYQPVEGTLFTASVFEVKQKNVKTGDTEYPQYETQNGEVRSRGVELELKSSIENVDVLAAATYIDSFYTKSTYGDQGNRNESQAPVSATLWVDYHFTQATLNGLTFGAGARYTGRKPGNSANTFDVPAYAVYDATVSYDLGKLDASLRGLQASVNVQNIFDREYVSDCNYAFGCYYGQERVASVEMTYDW; from the coding sequence ATGCACGCTGTCAACGATTGCAACCGCACCCCATCGATCAACTCGACCAAGACCAAACTGGCACGTGCGGTGAATCGCGCGCTGTTCAGCGTGGCGCTGGCAACGCCATTGGCCACGGTGATGGTCGCCAGCCCTGCCATTGCGCAAAGCCAGGCTGAAGCTTCGTTCGACATTGCCGCCGGCCCGCTGGCCACGGCACTCACCCAATTTGCCTCGGCAGCCGGGGTAACGGTTTCATTCGAGCCGTCATCGGTGCAGGCCATGAAGTCGCCCGGCCTGCAGGGTCGCTACAGCCCTGACGCTGGCCTGCGCCAGTTGCTGGCGGGTAACCGGTTGCAGGTGTTGAAGCAGGCCAACGGCAGCTACTCGCTGTTGCCCATGGACGGTGACGATTCAACCCTGCAGTTGGGCGCCACCAGCATTACCGGCACAGCGGCGGAGTCTGCCTACGGACCGGTGAACGGCTACGTCGCCAGCCGCAGTGCCACCGGGACCAAGACCGACACGCCCATCCTGGAGATCCCCCAGGCCATCAACGTGATCACCGCCGACCAGGTGCAAGCCCAGGGGGCGCGCAACCTGACCCAGGCGCTGCGTTACACCCCGGGCCTGGCCACCGGCGGCTTTACCGATCGCAACAGCATTGCCGACGAAATCACCAGCCGCGGCTTTGCCCCGACTCCGCTGTATCTGGACGGCGCGTACCTGCCGTACGCCGGTAGCCTGGGGGGCGCACCTCAGATCGACCCGTACACGCTGGAACGCATCGAAGTGCTCAAAGGCCCCTCTTCGGTGCTGTATGGGCAAAACCAGCCGGGCGGGTTGATCAACATGGTCTCCAAGCGCCCGACCCGCGAGCAGCGTAGCCAGGTCAAGCTTGGCGCCGGCAGCTATAACCGCGTCAATGGTGCCTTCGACACCAGCGGCCCGCTGGATGAGCAAAAAACCTTCACCTATCGCCTGGTCGGCGTTGCCGATAAAGGCAACGAAATGGTCGCCCACACCCACAGCGAGCGCTTGTTGCTGGCGCCTAGCCTGACCTGGGCGCCGAACGAGGACACGTCGCTGACGTTGCTGGCGCAAGTGCAGCGCGATGACGGCCTGGCCGACTACCAATCGCTGCCAATGATCGGCTCGCTCAAGCGTGGCCCGACGGGTCAGAAAATCGACCGCGACTTCTTCTCGGGCGACTCACACTACAACGATTACAAACGCGACCAGTACGTGCTGGGTTACGACTTCAACCACCGTTTCAACGATGACCTGGCCTGGCGTTCAACGGCGCGATACACCGATGTGCGCGACCAGTACAAGGGCTTCTATCTGCGCAGCTTCGTGACAGATGGCGATGTGGTCGACTACACCCGCGCCAACCGGGTCAAGCTTGACTGGCGCCAGCACAACATCGCCTACACGATAGATAACAACCTGGAGTACACCTTCAATACGGGTGCACTGCGGCACACCTTGCTGGCCGGTGCTGATTATCGTCATTTCAGCCGCAAGTACGATGGCTACAACGCCTACAACGTGTTGCCTGTCGACCTCTATGGCAAAAACAATTACGACAGCAGCAGCGTAACGCCGGTGCTGGATACCCGTTGGGACAACACCGTGCGCCAGACCGGGCTCTACGTGCAGGACCAGATCAAGCTGGATAACTGGATCCTGACCGTGGGTGGGCGCCAGGACTGGGCTGAAATCGACAACAAGGATCTGCTGGCACACAGCATTGCCTCTCAGCGCGACAACAAGTTTACCGGACGCATCGGCCTTACCTATGTCACCGAGTTTGGCCTGGCGCCGTATGTCAGCTATTCCCAGTCGTTCTTGCCCACACTGGGCACCGCAGCGCCCGAGCGCGGCGGCAAGGCGTTCGAGCCAACCGAAGGTGAGCAATACGAAGTGGGGCTGAAGTACCAGCCAGTCGAAGGCACCCTGTTCACCGCCTCGGTGTTCGAGGTGAAGCAGAAGAACGTGAAGACCGGTGATACCGAATACCCGCAGTACGAGACGCAAAATGGCGAGGTGCGCTCGCGTGGGGTGGAGCTGGAACTCAAATCCAGTATCGAGAATGTCGATGTGCTGGCCGCAGCCACCTACATCGACTCGTTCTATACCAAAAGCACCTATGGCGACCAGGGCAACCGCAACGAGTCGCAGGCGCCTGTGTCGGCCACACTGTGGGTGGATTACCACTTCACCCAGGCCACGCTCAATGGCCTGACCTTTGGCGCCGGCGCCCGTTACACCGGCCGCAAGCCGGGCAACTCGGCCAATACCTTCGATGTGCCGGCCTATGCCGTGTACGACGCTACCGTCAGCTACGACCTGGGCAAGCTCGACGCAAGCCTGCGCGGCCTGCAGGCCAGCGTGAATGTGCAGAACATCTTTGATCGCGAGTACGTTTCGGACTGCAACTATGCGTTTGGCTGCTACTACGGGCAGGAGCGGGTAGCGTCGGTAGAGATGACCTACGACTGGTGA
- a CDS encoding sigma-70 family RNA polymerase sigma factor encodes MSCADPSLQKAVHTLYADHHSWLCGWLRGKLGCVEHAADLAQDTFMRVLTLRKAAELQQPRAYLSSVARSLMIDMFRRRALEQAYLETLAARPEHVEVSPEARLLIIETLLEIDRLLDGLGTRTREIFLMAQLDGLSYVEIARRLDVSLTTVKKHAVRALTHCLMLAEA; translated from the coding sequence ATGTCCTGTGCTGACCCTTCCCTGCAAAAAGCCGTGCACACGCTTTACGCGGACCACCATTCCTGGTTGTGCGGGTGGCTGCGCGGCAAGCTTGGTTGCGTGGAACATGCCGCCGACCTGGCTCAGGACACGTTCATGCGGGTGCTGACCCTGCGCAAGGCGGCCGAGCTGCAACAACCCCGGGCTTACTTGAGCAGTGTCGCCCGCAGCCTGATGATCGACATGTTCCGGCGGCGCGCGCTGGAGCAGGCCTACCTGGAAACCCTCGCGGCACGGCCCGAGCATGTGGAGGTTTCGCCCGAGGCTCGCCTGCTGATTATCGAGACCCTGCTGGAAATCGACCGGCTACTTGATGGCCTGGGCACGCGCACCCGCGAAATCTTCCTCATGGCCCAGCTCGATGGTTTGAGCTATGTGGAAATCGCGCGGCGCCTGGATGTTTCGCTCACCACCGTCAAAAAGCATGCAGTGCGGGCACTGACCCATTGCCTGATGCTGGCCGAGGCGTGA
- a CDS encoding isochorismatase family protein has product MRQVLLIVDVQSTFSPPEWLVDGLRRLSANIPTIASVELHNEQVTPFERQLGWHPAAEDESLVEADQVFIKHGYGQSAEAIEYIRQLGVERVLVCGLQTETCVLAAGFALFDAGLTPTLVTDMTVGSSLDRSAKLGIELWQHHFRQVTTSVEVLAELAGQR; this is encoded by the coding sequence GTGCGCCAGGTTTTGCTTATCGTCGATGTCCAGTCCACTTTCAGCCCGCCCGAGTGGCTGGTCGATGGTTTGCGGCGGTTGTCAGCGAACATCCCTACCATTGCCTCGGTCGAGTTGCACAACGAGCAGGTCACGCCGTTCGAGCGGCAGCTCGGCTGGCACCCGGCGGCCGAGGACGAAAGCCTGGTCGAAGCTGACCAGGTGTTCATCAAACATGGCTACGGGCAGAGCGCCGAAGCCATCGAGTACATCCGGCAGCTGGGCGTGGAGCGGGTGCTGGTGTGTGGGCTGCAGACCGAAACCTGTGTGCTGGCCGCCGGTTTTGCCCTGTTTGATGCGGGCCTGACGCCCACCCTGGTGACGGACATGACGGTAGGGTCTTCGCTGGACCGCTCGGCCAAGCTGGGCATCGAGCTGTGGCAGCATCATTTCCGTCAGGTCACTACCTCGGTTGAAGTGCTGGCCGAACTGGCGGGGCAACGCTGA
- a CDS encoding serine hydrolase, with translation MRCDEFRVLECMEGIRVVGWLLRALVAKLLVLNIGLAQAEDYLPAPGVAAQAWLLMDHESGEVLAQGNADARVDPASLVKIMTSYVLGQALRGGGVDLNDHVTIDTDASAAGNAQLQGSSLMFLKPGDRVTIDDLNKGIVIQSGNDACIALADYMAGSEQSFVDAMNEQARQLGMLNTQFKTVHGLAAEGQYSSARDMALLSRALIEQLPAEYALYKEKAFSFNHVLQHNRNRLLWSTSLAVDGLKTGNSAAGGYSLVTSAGLNGRRLIAVVLGAESDRLRFQESEKLLKWGFRAFETVTPIKADEVFVSKRVWFGDTPNVKLNAGAHPAISVPYGQAAEVSVSAILDSPELHAPLQAGQVVGVVNFQIGSRHIAEKPLVVMEAVDEGGWFSRAWDFLLLKLYQWLGVCLLCTGEGGL, from the coding sequence ATGCGTTGTGATGAGTTTCGGGTTCTGGAGTGTATGGAAGGTATACGAGTTGTCGGCTGGTTGTTACGGGCGTTAGTTGCAAAGTTGCTGGTGCTGAATATAGGCCTGGCACAGGCTGAAGATTATCTGCCGGCGCCGGGGGTTGCCGCGCAAGCGTGGTTGTTGATGGACCATGAAAGCGGCGAAGTGCTGGCGCAGGGCAATGCCGATGCCCGTGTAGATCCGGCCAGCCTGGTCAAGATCATGACCAGCTATGTGCTGGGCCAGGCCTTGCGTGGCGGTGGTGTCGATTTGAATGACCACGTCACGATCGACACCGACGCTTCGGCTGCTGGCAACGCGCAATTGCAAGGATCGTCATTGATGTTCCTGAAACCCGGTGACCGCGTGACGATTGATGACTTGAACAAGGGCATTGTCATTCAGTCCGGCAATGATGCTTGTATAGCGCTGGCGGATTACATGGCCGGCAGTGAACAGTCTTTTGTCGATGCCATGAATGAACAGGCGCGCCAACTCGGCATGCTCAATACCCAGTTCAAGACCGTGCATGGCCTGGCTGCCGAAGGGCAATACAGCAGCGCGCGGGACATGGCGTTATTAAGTCGGGCACTGATCGAACAATTGCCGGCTGAATACGCCCTTTACAAGGAAAAGGCGTTTTCTTTCAACCACGTTCTTCAGCACAACCGCAACCGGTTGTTGTGGAGCACCAGCCTTGCTGTCGACGGTCTGAAGACGGGTAATTCCGCTGCAGGTGGCTACAGTCTGGTGACTTCGGCGGGGCTCAACGGGCGTCGGTTGATTGCCGTGGTACTGGGCGCCGAGTCGGATCGGCTGAGGTTCCAGGAGAGTGAAAAGCTGCTGAAGTGGGGGTTTCGGGCGTTCGAGACGGTCACCCCGATCAAGGCTGACGAAGTGTTTGTAAGCAAGCGTGTGTGGTTTGGTGATACGCCAAACGTGAAACTCAATGCAGGTGCACACCCGGCCATCAGCGTGCCCTACGGGCAGGCCGCTGAAGTGAGCGTAAGTGCCATCCTCGACAGCCCCGAACTGCACGCGCCGTTGCAGGCGGGGCAGGTGGTGGGTGTTGTCAATTTCCAGATCGGGTCCCGGCATATCGCGGAAAAACCCTTGGTGGTCATGGAGGCAGTCGACGAGGGTGGCTGGTTCAGCCGGGCCTGGGACTTTCTGCTGCTGAAGCTTTATCAGTGGCTTGGTGTATGCCTGTTGTGCACGGGCGAGGGGGGCTTATGA
- a CDS encoding OmpA family protein — protein MNSCLRYLLPVLCMLATAACTVDPLGSDHRLLVNPDQADAFNERALRLQSDERETAGGLVVYFATDSAAVAEKDIPRLGQVAGFLLDHPQAEVFIEGHTDDEGSPEQNVVLAQARADMIAYYLVKYGALYDQLNTRAYGERYPAHEGSDAEAMQYNRRVVVEWNSRSDEFGYDPFQ, from the coding sequence ATGAACAGTTGCCTGCGTTACCTGCTGCCTGTCCTGTGCATGCTCGCCACGGCAGCCTGCACTGTCGATCCCCTTGGCAGCGACCACCGTTTGCTGGTGAATCCTGACCAAGCCGATGCCTTCAATGAACGCGCACTGCGCCTGCAGTCGGATGAGCGCGAAACGGCCGGTGGCCTGGTCGTGTACTTCGCCACCGACAGCGCGGCTGTTGCCGAAAAGGACATCCCCAGGCTGGGGCAGGTAGCAGGCTTTCTGCTGGACCACCCACAGGCGGAGGTGTTCATCGAGGGCCACACGGATGACGAGGGCTCACCGGAGCAGAACGTGGTACTGGCCCAGGCACGCGCCGACATGATCGCCTATTACCTGGTGAAGTATGGCGCTTTGTACGATCAGTTGAACACGCGTGCCTATGGCGAGCGCTACCCCGCGCACGAGGGCAGTGATGCAGAGGCCATGCAATACAACCGGCGAGTGGTGGTGGAATGGAACAGCCGCAGTGATGAGTTTGGCTATGACCCTTTTCAATAA